In the Silene latifolia isolate original U9 population unplaced genomic scaffold, ASM4854445v1 scaffold_259, whole genome shotgun sequence genome, one interval contains:
- the LOC141639036 gene encoding uncharacterized protein LOC141639036, with amino-acid sequence MIYMMRVKLKSSYLKDLDNMPLYYVLLPCAFAAALAHPRGRYSIFIRFLWLFSMSVEAISVLPQLRLIQNAKYLNDLDDLRAKLAVTRATADASAASAQSAQFQFLALLRDLEDKDKLIMEHEHRVVMLAEQLDKLFKLVKFEESALLLYCVSGLPLLWSVFLLAL; translated from the exons ATGATTTATATGATGCGAGTTAAATTGAAATCAAGTTACCTGAAAGACCTAGACAACATGCCCTTGTATTATGTG TTACTGCCATGCGCTTTTGCTGCAGCTCTAGCCCATCCTAGAGGCAGATATAGTATTTTTATACGGTTTTTGTGGCTATTCAGCATGTCTGTTGAGGCCATCTCAGTGCTCCCTCAACTCCGTCTGATTCAGAATGCTAAG TACCTCAATGATCTTGATGATCTTCGAGCTAAGCTCGCTGTCACTCGAGCTACAGCAGATGCAAGTGCTGCATCAGCTCAATCAGCACAGTTTCAGTTTCTGGCTTTGTTGAGGGACCTGGAAGATAAAGATAAATTAATAATGGAACACGAACATCGTGTCGTGATGCTGGCAGAACAGTTAGATAAATTATTTAAGCTTGTAAAATTTGAGGAATCTGCTTTACTGTTATATTGCGTTTCAGGTCTTCCATTGCTTTGGTCAGTATTTTTGCTTGCACTTTGA
- the LOC141639035 gene encoding uncharacterized protein LOC141639035 → MSGDTSTTPKLDPLSPYYLGSHDVPGAKISNIVLRRDNYDSWQKSMTFSLKARRKFGFIDGTIKKPTDAFELENWIVVNCTLVQWIRNMIDETLIDNISFPDDASVLWSEIKSQYAVVDGTMIHSLKTQLTNCKQTKGMDVTTYYGKLKTLWDAIGKHEPPFACRCGKCECGIGPAAIQRQDNERLHQFFMGLDHTLYGNIRSSQFQLDPLPALNRAYNLVLQEERLRLETHPEVSEVAIFATPHASTDWRAIRAKERNDKYGLFCSSCETRGHEIAKCFFKTMRFPEWWGDRPRTLAEYKRYRARLSNSRGSTSSQIGTSGVSGSSSSNAPGSTNANAGQADKIVHANAIITNASAHSLLSSDRLSGMCKWIIDTGASNHVTGTLSFLENQTCIPGRAVGLPNGQQVVSTTMGSVFINDSLTLHCVLFVPNLTCNLISVSQLILDDKLSFTFAKNSCLIQDPSSRKTIGAGELRDGLFWIDAGDRPLAVHTVTG, encoded by the coding sequence ATGTCTGGCGACACTTCCACCACACCAAAACTCGACCCTCTTAGCCCCTACTACCTAGGATCACACGATGTTCCGGGTGCGAAAATTTCGAATATTGTTTTACGTCGTGACAATTACGACTCATGGCAAAAATCCATGACTTTCTCCTTAAAAGCTCGAAGGAAGTTCGGCTTCATCGATGGCACAATTAAGAAACCCACCGATGCATTCGAACTCGAGAATTGGATTGTGGTTAATTGCACCTTAGTCCAATGGATACGTAACATGATTGACGAAACGTTGATCGATAATATTTCATTCCCCGATGACGCATCTGTCCTGTGGTCTGAAATTAAATCGCAATATGCGGTGGTTGACGGCACTATGATACACAGCCTTAAGACCCAATTAACCAATTGTAAACAAACTAAAGGGATGGATGTGACCACGTACTATGGCAAACTGAAAACTCTTTGGGACGCCATTGGTAAGCACGAGCCACCTTTTGCCTGTCGATGTGGTAAGTGCGAGTGCGGTATTGGTCCTGCTGCTATTCAACGCCAAGACAACGAGCGGCTTCATCAGTTTTTCATGGGTCTCGATCATACTCTTTACGGTAATATCCGATCTTCTCAATTTCAATTAGACCCCTTGCCTGCTCTAAATCGCGCTTATAACCTTGTACTCCAAGAAGAGCGCTTACGACTCGAAACACACCCTGAAGTGTCAGAGGTTGCTATATTTGCAACACCACACGCCTCGACTGATTGGCGTGCAATCCGTGCTAAAGAACGGAATGATAAATATGGCCTGTTCTGCTCCTCTTGTGAAACCCGAGGCCACGAAATTGCCAAATGTTTTTTTAAAACTATGCGGTTTCCCGAGTGGTGGGGGGATAGGCCTCGAACACTTGCTGAATATAAGCGTTATAGGGCACGTCTTTCAAATTCTCGCGGCTCGACATCATCCCAAATTGGAACCTCGGGTGTCTCTGGTTCGAGTAGTTCGAATGCTCCTGGCTCGACGAATGCAAATGCAGGTCAGGCTGATAAAATTGTTCATGCCAACGCCATTATCACGAATGCTTCTGCTCATTCTTTGCTTTCCTCGGATCGTCTAAGCGGTATGTGTAAATGGATAATTGATACAGGAGCTTCTAACCATGTGACTGGTACTTTATCTTTTTTGGAAAATCAAACATGCATCCCGGGACGAGCTGTTGGGTTGCCAAACGGCCAACAGGTCGTGTCTACGACGATGGGCTCGGTTTTCATAAATGACTCTCTTACTCTTCATTGTGTTTTATTCGTTCCAAATCTAACGTGCAATTTGATATCCGTTTCTCAGCTTATTTTGGACGACAAATTGTCCTTTACTTTTGCTAAGAATTCTTGTCTCATTCAGGACCCTTCTTCGAGGAAGACGATTGGAGCAGGTGAGCTACGGGATGGACTATTTTGGATTGATGCGGGGGACAGACCATTGGCGGTTCACACCGTGACAGGGTGA